A genome region from Microbacterium profundi includes the following:
- the dapC gene encoding succinyldiaminopimelate transaminase, with product MGVHDLADYPWDAVVSYRERAAQHPDGLVDLSIGSPVDPTPEIIRKALADATDAHAYPQTVGTPALREAIVDWYARRRGVPDLRVDNVMPTIGSKELVALLPTLLGLGEGDIVVFPRVAYPTYEVGARVAGATPVAEDDPALWPEGARLIWINTPGNPDGRTWTVEELAVAVRRARELGAVLASDECYAELGWDGQWAEEPVPSVLDPRVTDGSRKNLLSVYSLSKQSNLAGYRAAFVAGCARVVGDLLTARKHLGLMPPAPVQQAMTVALRDDAHVAAQKQLYRARRDLLRPALQAAGFRIDGSEAGLYLWATEGQDAWESMGRLADLGILAGPGPFYGADSGQHVRLSLTAPLERVAAGAARLRGASL from the coding sequence GTGGGCGTCCACGACCTGGCCGATTACCCCTGGGATGCGGTCGTCTCCTACCGAGAGCGCGCAGCACAGCATCCGGATGGTCTCGTCGACCTCTCGATCGGCTCTCCGGTCGACCCGACGCCCGAGATCATCCGCAAGGCGCTCGCCGACGCGACCGACGCGCACGCATACCCGCAGACCGTCGGCACTCCTGCACTGCGCGAGGCGATCGTCGACTGGTACGCACGGCGCCGCGGTGTGCCGGACCTGAGGGTCGACAACGTCATGCCCACGATCGGCTCGAAGGAACTGGTCGCGCTGCTTCCCACCCTGCTCGGACTCGGCGAGGGGGACATCGTCGTGTTCCCACGCGTGGCGTACCCGACATACGAGGTGGGAGCGCGCGTCGCGGGCGCGACGCCGGTCGCCGAGGACGATCCTGCTCTTTGGCCCGAGGGTGCGCGGCTCATCTGGATCAACACCCCCGGGAATCCGGACGGACGCACCTGGACGGTCGAAGAGCTCGCGGTCGCCGTGCGTCGCGCCCGTGAGCTGGGTGCTGTGCTCGCGAGCGACGAGTGCTACGCCGAGCTCGGGTGGGACGGCCAGTGGGCCGAAGAGCCGGTGCCCTCGGTGCTCGATCCCCGTGTGACGGACGGTTCGCGCAAGAACCTGCTCAGCGTCTACTCGCTCAGCAAGCAGTCGAACCTCGCCGGCTACCGTGCCGCCTTCGTCGCCGGATGCGCGCGCGTCGTCGGCGATCTGCTCACCGCTCGCAAGCACCTCGGACTCATGCCGCCGGCGCCGGTGCAGCAGGCCATGACGGTGGCACTGCGGGACGACGCGCACGTCGCCGCGCAGAAGCAGCTCTATCGCGCACGGCGCGACCTGCTGCGCCCCGCGCTGCAGGCGGCCGGGTTCCGGATCGACGGCTCGGAAGCAGGACTGTATCTGTGGGCGACCGAGGGCCAGGATGCCTGGGAGTCGATGGGGCGCCTCGCCGACCTCGGCATCCTGGCGGGACCGGGTCCGTTCTACGGCGCCGATTCCGGTCAGCACGTGCGGCTGTCTCTGACGGCGCCGCTCGAGCGGGTCGCAGCAGGGGCAGCGCGGTTGCGCGGAGCTTCTCTGTAG
- a CDS encoding AzlD domain-containing protein: protein MSVWSAVLLAACICVALKTFGYLIPAHYLEAPRPARISDLLTVALLAALVAVQTLGSGQAVVVDARIPAVLVAAGLLYLRQSFLVVVIAAAAVAALLRLVGWAA, encoded by the coding sequence GTGAGCGTCTGGAGCGCCGTGCTGCTCGCGGCCTGCATCTGCGTCGCGTTGAAGACGTTCGGCTATCTGATCCCCGCCCACTATCTCGAGGCACCGCGTCCCGCGCGGATCTCCGACCTGCTGACGGTCGCGCTGCTTGCCGCACTCGTCGCGGTGCAGACGCTGGGGAGCGGGCAGGCGGTCGTGGTCGACGCCCGGATCCCCGCCGTTCTGGTCGCCGCGGGGCTGCTGTACCTGCGCCAATCATTCCTGGTGGTGGTGATCGCGGCGGCGGCCGTCGCGGCGCTGCTGCGTCTGGTCGGCTGGGCCGCCTGA
- a CDS encoding helix-turn-helix domain-containing protein, with translation MEDLGSRIGRALRRERESAGISISELARRAGISKATVSQLENGTGNPSVETLWALGDALSIPFAVLVDQQAHAPTLIRADELDAVPSAAAPYSATLLSASPPGARRDLYVIRAEPGEPRRSMPHHNGTTEHVILMTGAARIGPADAPVDLSPGDYLSYAGDSPHVFEALEPGTSAVLISELR, from the coding sequence ATGGAAGATCTGGGATCGCGCATCGGACGAGCGCTTCGCCGCGAGCGCGAATCCGCCGGCATCAGCATCTCCGAGCTGGCGCGGCGCGCAGGCATCTCGAAGGCGACGGTCTCGCAGCTGGAGAACGGCACAGGCAACCCCAGCGTCGAGACCCTGTGGGCCCTCGGCGATGCGCTCAGCATCCCGTTCGCCGTCCTCGTCGACCAGCAGGCGCACGCGCCGACGCTGATCCGCGCAGACGAACTCGACGCAGTGCCGTCTGCCGCGGCGCCGTACAGCGCGACGCTTCTCTCCGCGAGCCCGCCAGGGGCCAGGCGCGACCTCTACGTGATCCGGGCCGAGCCGGGCGAACCGCGACGCTCGATGCCGCACCACAACGGCACTACCGAGCACGTCATCCTCATGACCGGTGCTGCCCGGATCGGCCCTGCTGACGCTCCGGTCGATCTCTCCCCGGGTGACTACCTGTCGTATGCGGGCGATTCACCACACGTGTTCGAGGCGCTCGAGCCCGGCACGAGCGCTGTGCTGATCTCGGAGCTCCGCTGA
- a CDS encoding AzlC family ABC transporter permease → MSQRREVWREGLGVAVATSAYGISFGALAVASGLDIWQTSVLSLLMFTGGSQFAFIGVFGAGGMAALPSAIASAALLGVRNLAYGMRMSPIIGSGFWRRTAAAQVTIDESTAVAISQATPALSRLGFWVTGLGVFIGWNITTLLGALLGDVLGDPKSWGLDAAAAAAFLALLWPRLKQRQAIAVGVAAAVIAASLTPVMMPGLPVLVAAVVAIVVGWFNWLGRDDVRSSGTATEVST, encoded by the coding sequence ATGTCACAGCGGCGCGAGGTCTGGCGCGAGGGGCTCGGCGTCGCCGTCGCCACGAGCGCCTACGGCATCTCGTTCGGTGCCCTCGCGGTGGCATCAGGACTCGACATCTGGCAGACCAGTGTGCTGAGCCTTCTCATGTTCACGGGCGGGTCGCAGTTCGCGTTCATCGGCGTGTTCGGTGCGGGCGGCATGGCGGCTCTGCCATCGGCGATCGCCTCTGCCGCCCTGCTGGGCGTGCGCAACCTCGCCTACGGCATGCGCATGTCGCCGATCATCGGAAGCGGCTTCTGGCGCCGCACCGCCGCGGCGCAGGTGACGATCGACGAATCCACGGCGGTCGCGATCTCGCAGGCGACCCCCGCGCTGAGCCGGCTGGGTTTCTGGGTCACGGGACTCGGCGTCTTCATCGGCTGGAACATCACGACGCTCCTCGGTGCACTCCTCGGCGATGTGTTGGGTGACCCCAAGTCCTGGGGACTGGATGCCGCGGCCGCTGCCGCCTTCCTCGCGCTGCTGTGGCCGCGGCTGAAGCAGCGGCAGGCGATCGCCGTCGGTGTGGCCGCAGCGGTGATCGCAGCATCCCTCACGCCCGTCATGATGCCAGGACTGCCGGTGCTGGTGGCGGCTGTCGTCGCGATCGTGGTCGGCTGGTTCAACTGGCTGGGGCGTGACGACGTCCGATCATCCGGTACGGCGACGGAGGTGAGTACGTGA
- the fdxA gene encoding ferredoxin has protein sequence MTYVIALPCVDVKDRACIDECPVDCIYEGERSLYIHPDECVDCGACEPVCPVEAIYYEDDLPEEWADYYKANVEFFDEVGSPGGAAKIGVIKYDHPIIAALPPQGE, from the coding sequence GTGACGTATGTGATCGCTCTTCCCTGTGTCGATGTCAAGGATCGTGCCTGCATCGACGAGTGCCCCGTTGACTGCATCTACGAGGGCGAGCGATCGCTGTACATCCACCCCGACGAATGCGTGGACTGCGGCGCGTGCGAGCCGGTGTGCCCCGTCGAGGCGATCTACTACGAGGACGACCTGCCTGAGGAATGGGCCGACTACTACAAGGCGAACGTCGAGTTCTTCGACGAGGTCGGATCTCCTGGAGGCGCGGCCAAGATCGGCGTCATCAAGTACGACCACCCGATCATCGCCGCTCTTCCCCCGCAGGGCGAGTAG